The Rhododendron vialii isolate Sample 1 chromosome 5a, ASM3025357v1 genome contains a region encoding:
- the LOC131325071 gene encoding F-box/kelch-repeat protein At3g06240-like gives MSLVNEGFSNGPINLDFPFLNRKIYLPSWDQISSDYFFIAGICNGLVCINVSRFGWPLILCNPSTRQFRVVPGARRIWAGVPKLCFDIQWLNFGFGFHPSANDYKLIRIVRYFTPTGEDNIRVDLYAMSSETWSEIDVNKVSLFFRGIDDFGENDALVEFCGSSASVVLNGVFYWPAIMESDQLVVMSFDMGDEVFRKIRTPECLDGTWDEIYWQFTELDDKLALVVSRHESGFDVWVLNENESSWTNQIKGVSVPRIASDMAYGEYSECTVVGGRNNGELLVAEHKVSGYIKLFSYDTKTRQTMDLCFGHVQYESCLYFYTGTLLPVMQANEVLLN, from the exons ATGTCTTTAGTTAATGAAGGGTTTAGTAATGGCCCTATCAATCTCGATTTCCCGTTTCTGAATAGGAAGATTTATCTACCCTCTTGGGATCAAATTTCGAGTGATTACTTTTTCATTGCGGGTATCTGTAATGGCCTTGTTTGCATAAATGTATCTCGCTTTGGATGGCCCTTGATTTTATGCAATCCCTCTACCAGACAGTTTCGAGTAGTTCCAGGTGCCAGACGGATATGGGCAGGCGTTCCTAAGTTGTGTTTTGATATTCAGTGGCTCAATTTTGGGTTTGGCTTTCATCCCAGTGCTAATGATTACAAGTTGATTAGGATTGTGCGTTATTTTACTCCTACCGGGGAAGACAATATCCGAGTTGATCTGTATGCGATGAGCTCCGAGACTTGGAGTGAGATTGATGTGAATAAGGTTTCGTTGTTCTTTAGGGGGATCGATGACTTTGGGGAGAATGATGCGTTGGTGGAATTTTGTGGTTCTTCTGCTTCAGTAGTCCTGAATGGAGTTTTCTATTGGCCGGCGATTATGGAGAGTGATCAATTGGTTGTTATGTCTTTCGACATGGGTGATGAG GtgtttagaaaaataagaacaccGGAGTGTTTGGATGGGACTTGGGATGAAATTTACTGGCAATTTACGGAATTAGATGATAAACTTGCTCTCGTTGTTTCTCGTCATGAAAGTGGCTTTGATGTGTGGGTGTTGAATGAAAACGAGAGTTCTTGGACTAACCAAATTAAAGGTGTATCTGTTCCAAGGATTGCAAGTGATATGGCATATGGGGAATATAGTGAATGTACAGTGGTGGGAGGTAGGAATAATGGTGAATTGCTAGTGGCTGAACACAAAGTTTCTGGCTATATAAAGCTCTTTTCATATGATACAAAGACCCGGCAGACTATGGATCTTTGTTTTGGTCATGTTCAGTATGaatcttgtctttatttttaCACGGGGACCCTACTTCCAGTCATGCAAGCCAATGAAGTCTTGCTCAActag
- the LOC131325070 gene encoding F-box/kelch-repeat protein At3g23880-like, producing the protein MEGSQSTVRRATFHLPFEIAIEILSRLPVKSLLRFKSVCKSWYALIKTPSFISKHLLTQSTLNSTSLLVTTCYYGDKTPKYAMSLLSNDGFSGPIDFPFLTPTNYHSISRPTEGTCFRVVGICNGLVCINLSRFGFPLILCNPSTRQFQEIPGAEWNWVDENNYVYRISYGFGFHPSANDYKLIRIALYLNTLFEENIRADLYVMSTGTWTKIDVNKLSLFFGVMNELWEYDNIVRIDGGSASAVLNGVFYWPARVGPNIVPTDQVVVMSFDMGNEVFRKIRTPECLGGTWDEIYWQFTELDDKLALVVSHQKSGFDVWVLNENESSWTNQMKGVSLPIPRIASDMGNGEDVESTVVGGGNNGELLLTRQNVSGDIKLVSYDTKTQQTKDLCFGHVQYESGLYLYVGTLLPVMQANEVVLN; encoded by the coding sequence ATGGAGGGTAGCCAATCCACTGTAAGAAGGGCGACGTTCCATCTGCCGTTCGAGATAGCGATTGAAATCCTATCGAGGTTGCCAGTGAAATCCCTCTTGCGATTCAAATCCGTTTGCAAAAGCTGGTACGCTCTCATCAAAACCCCTAGTTTTATTTCCAAACATCTTCTGACCCAATCCACTCTAAATTCCACCTCTCTCCTAGTAACCACTTGTTACTATGGTGATAAAACCCCAAAGTATGCCATGTCTTTACTTTCCAACGATGGGTTCAGTGGCCCTATCGATTTTCCGTTTTTAACTCCCACGAATTATCATTCCATTTCGCGCCCGACTGAGGGGACTTGTTTTAGGGTTGTGGGTATCTGTAACGGTTTAGTTTGCATAAATCTATCGCGCTTTGGATTTCCCTTGATTCTATGCAATCCCTCCACCAGACAGTTTCAAGAAATTCCGGGTGCCGAATGGAATTGGGTCGATGAGAATAACTATGTTTACAGGATTAGTTATGGGTTTGGCTTCCATCCCAGTGCTAATGATTACAAGTTGATTAGGATTGCGCTTTATCTTAATACCTTGTTTGAAGAAAATATCCGAGCTGATCTGTATGTGATGAGCACTGGTACTTGGACGAAAATTGATGTTAACAAGCTTTCGTTGTTCTTTGGGGTGATGAATGAATTGTGGGAGTATGATAACATCGTGCGAATTGATGGTGGTTCTGCTTCAGCAGTCTTGAATGGAGTTTTCTATTGGCCGGCGCGTGTAGGTCCGAATATAGTCCCAACTGATCAAGTGGTTGTTATGTCCTTCGACATGGGTAATGAGGTGTTTAGAAAAATTAGAACACCGGAGTGTTTGGGTGGGACTTGGGATGAAATTTACTGGCAATTTACGGAACTAgatgataaacttgctcttgtTGTTTCTCATCAGAAAAGTGGCTTTGATGTGTGGGTGTTGAATGAAAACGAGAGTTCTTGGACTAACCAAATGAAAGGTGTATCTCTTCCAATTCCAAGGATTGCAAGTGACATGGGAAATGGGGAAGATGTTGAAAGTACAGTGGTGGGAGGTGGGAATAATGGTGAATTGTTATTGACTCGGCAAAATGTTTCTGGCGATATAAAACTCGTTTCGTATGATACAAAGACCCAGCAGACTAAGGATCTTTGTTTTGGTCATGTTCAGTATGAATCTGGTCTTTATTTGTATGTGGGGACCCTACTTCCAGTCATGCAAGCCAATGAAGTCGTGCTCAACTAG